From one Humulus lupulus chromosome 8, drHumLupu1.1, whole genome shotgun sequence genomic stretch:
- the LOC133795349 gene encoding uncharacterized protein LOC133795349: MKMNSQNSGFANRMVVCEVLPPKIENEGLVPEKVKERLHRFKIAQDDQCVMCGMSKETRDHLFFDCHLSNLSFLRIKDWLDWKVSTTTIPKLLRWIARAKLSPFRKQVLAAALAATVYQIWHCRNVAIWNQRVCTVMVLTKRIQSDVKNRIQGVMPKKVKLIDREWFENL, encoded by the exons ATGAAGATGAACTCACAGAACAGTGGATTTGCTAATAGAATGGTGGTTTGTGAGGTTTTACCACCAAAAATAGAGAATGAGGGGTTAGTGCCAGAAAAG GTGAAAGAGAGGCTTCACAGGTTCAAGATAGCCCAGGATGACCAATGTGTAATGTGTGGAATGAGTAAGGAAACTAGAGATCATTTATTCTTTGATTGTCATTTAAGTAATCTCAGTTTTCTCCGCATAAAAGATTGGCTAGACTGGAAGGTGTCTACAACAACAATTCCAAAATTGTTAAGATGGATTGCTAGAGCAAAACTCTCTCCTTTTAGGAAACAGGTTCTGGCAGCAGCTCTTGCAGCTACAGTATATCAGATCTGGCATTGCCGGAATGTTGCAATATGGAATCAGAGGGTTTGTACGGTGATGGTTCTCACAAAAAGAATACAAAGTGATGTGAAAAATAGAATACAAGGTGTTATGCCAAAGAAAGTAAAATTGATAGACAGAGAATGGTTTGAAAACTTGTAA
- the LOC133797066 gene encoding protein NLP5-like isoform X1 produces MEEGVLSPATMLGAQSEYPMDLDFMDELFLEGCWLETRDVSEYLNQTPSSNPLFDPLFWPTLETTGDLNANPSQKNNQEERQKLLFNETLGASIFRALPPSQTLNNVANNSGVSEAFITDDDEIRRTSWTGAKETEGPSSCVIEKLCRALMYIKDVIRDKDILVQIWVPVDREGRRVLTTRDLPFALDDSCPKLAQYRDISVEFHFPAEEDSKGSIMGLPGRVFSGKVPEWTPDVRYFRKDEYPRLKHAHQFDVRGTLALPIFEQGSRICLGVVEIIMTTQKIKYRPELESICKALEAVNLKSSEVLSTQNVRVFNKYYQAALPEIQQVLKSACDTHRLPLAQTWVPCIYQAKEGCRHSDENYVQCVSTVDHACYVADPHVQGFHEACSEHHLFRGQGVVGGAFMTNQPCFSADITSYPKTEYPLSHHAMMFELHAAVAIRLRSTHTGTADFVLEFFLPKDCIDPEEQKKMLTSLSLIIQQCCRTLRVVTDKEIDDERDFQVSEVLVPSNDRPDRVICFQEVQQNDNDLSLFPVEKPREISDRRHSKLSQNQRDSSLKPSDECVEECSTVGEGTFSSLGGGKTGERRRTKAEKTITLQVLRQYFAGSLKDAAKSIGVCSTTLKRICRQHGIKRWPSRKIKKVGHSLQKLQLVIDSVQGASGAFQIDSFYSNFPELASPNVSGTSPFSTSKANDHPTPSSLQQPGEGSGGMFSAQATTTAAAATSKSSSTYSQSSSSSQCCSSRSQQHPQTWSNMVTSSEDANGGENSGDDVVLKRVRSEAELNACHEVVNKQLPRSQSHISLMEHRKSLKSGFPPSSLKNERRLPQQEGELQRVKVTYGEEKTRFRIPSNWGFMDLQQEVGRRFGIQDMATFTLKYLDDDSEWVLLTCDADLEECFEVWPASQNSTIKLSLQLSRGFIGGNDPL; encoded by the exons ATGGAAGAAGGCGTTCTATCACCAGCGACCATGTTGGGAGCTCAATCTGAGTATCCGATGGATTTAGATTTCATGGATGAATTGTTTTTAGAAGGATGCTGGTTGGAAACCAGAGATGTATCTGAATACCTTAACCAGACTCCTAGTTCTAATCCCCTTTTCGATCCTTTATTCTGGCCTACTTTGGAGACTACTGGTGACTTGAATGCAAACCCATCTCAGAAGAATAATCAAGAAGAGAGGCAGAAACTACTTTTCAACGAAACTCTGGGAGCGAGTATTTTCCGTGCTTTGCCTCCTTCCCAGACTCTAAACAATGTCGCCAATAATTCTGGTGTTTCAGAAGCTTTTATAACTGATGATGATGAAATTAGAAGAACGAGTTGGACTGGAGCCAAGGAAACTGAAGGTCCTTCATCTTGTGTAATAGAGAAATTATGCAGGGCACTTATGTACATCAAAGATGTTATCAGAGATAAAGATATCCTTGTGCAAATATGGGTTCCTGTAGATAGAGAAGGTAGGCGTGTTCTTACAACTAGAGATCTGCCTTTTGCCCTTGATGATAGCTGTCCAAAGCTTGCACAGTACAGAGACATTTCTGTAGAGTTCCATTTTCCAGCTGAAGAGGATTCTAAGGGGTCGATAATGGGATTGCCTGGTAGGGTCTTCTCTGGTAAGGTTCCAGAGTGGACGCCTGATGTTCGATACTTTAGAAAAGACGAGTATCCACGGCTGAAGCATGCTCATCAATTTGACGTACGTGGGACTCTTGCCCTTCCTATTTTTGAGCAAGGTAGTAGGATTTGCTTAGGTGTGGTTGAGATTATCATGACTACTCAGAAAATCAAGTATCGTCCTGAGCTTGAAAGTATTTGCAAGGCACTTGAG GCTGTCAATCTTAAGAGTTCTGAAGTTTTGAGCACTCAGAATGTGAGG GTATTCAACAAGTACTACCAAGCTGCATTACCTGAGATTCAACAGGTCTTGAAATCTGCTTGTGATACACATAGGTTGCCCTTGGCTCAAACTTGGGTCCCATGTATCTACCAAGCTAAAGAGGGGTGCCGCCACTCTGATGAAAACTACGTCCAGTGTGTTTCAACAGTGGATCATGCTTGCTATGTTGCTGATCCCCATGTCCAGGGTTTCCACGAGGCTTGCTCCGAGCATCACCTGTTTAGAGGCCAAGGAGTTGTTGGTGGAGCATTCATGACAAATCAACCATGCTTCTCAGCTGACATAACTTCCTATCCCAAGACAGAGTATCCTTTGTCTCACCATGCCATGATGTTTGAGTTGCATGCTGCTGTGGCAATTCGCCTTCGTAGCACTCATACTGGTACAGCTGACTTTGTCTTAGAATTCTTCTTGCCCAAAGATTGCATAGACCCCGAAGAACAAAAGAAGATGCTTACTTCACTCTCCTTAATCATCCAACAATGTTGCCGGACCTTGAGAGTTGTCACAGACAAGGAGATAGACGATGAACGGGATTTTCAAGTGAGTGAAGTGTTGGTACCTTCCAATGACAGACCTGATAGAGTAATTTGTTTCCAAGAGGTGCAACAGAATGATAATGATCTCTCATTGTTCCCAGTGGAAAAGCCAAGGGAAATTTCAGATAGAAGACACTCAAAGTTAAGTCAAAATCAAAGAGATTCAAGCTTGAAACCAAGTGATGAGTGTGTAGAGGAGTGTTCTACTGTTGGTGAAGGTACTTTTTCAAGCTTGGGTGGGGGTAAAACGGGTGAACGGAGACGAACTAAGGCAGAGAAAACCATAACCTTACAAGTGCTTCGACAATATTTTGCTGGTAGCCTTAAAGATGCTGCGAAGAGTATTGGAG TATGTTCAACAACATTGAAGAGAATATGCCGACAACATGGGATAAAGCGTTGGCCTTCTCGGAAAATCAAGAAGGTTGGCCACTCCCTGCAGAAGTTACAACTAGTAATTGATTCAGTCCAAGGTGCCTCTGGTGCTTTCCAAATCGATTCGTTCTACTCCAACTTCCCCGAGCTAGCCTCTCCAAACGTTTCAGGCACCAGCCCGTTTTCAACTTCAAAGGCAAACGACCACCCAACGCCTTCAAGCCTGCAGCAGCCTGGAGAAGGCAGTGGCGGGATGTTTAGCGCACAAGCCACCACTACGGCTGCTGCTGCCACATCAAAATCTTCATCAACCTACAGCCAGAGTTCGAGCTCCAGCCAATGCTGTTCCAGCAGGTCACAGCAGCATCCCCAAACGTGGAGCAACATGGTTACTTCCAGCGAAGATGCAAACGGTGGGGAAAACTCTGGTGACGACGTGGTTCTGAAGAGAGTCAGGAGCGAAGCAGAGCTGAATGCATGTCATGAAGTAGTCAACAAGCAACTGCCAAGATCTCAAAGCCATATCTCTCTTATGGAGCACCGCAAGAGCTTGAAGAGTGGTTTTCCTCCAAGCTCGCTGAAAAATGAGCGCCGGTTACCTCAACAAGAAGGGGAGCTTCAGAGAGTAAAAGTGACTTATGGAGAGGAAAAAACACGTTTCCGCATACCCAGCAACTGGGGTTTCATGGATTTACAGCAAGAAGTTGGGAGAAGATTTGGTATACAAGACATGGCAACATTTACTCTCAAGTACTTGGATGATGACTCCGAGTGGGTCTTGTTAACTTGTGATGCGgacttggaggagtgctttgAGGTCTGGCCAGCTTCTCAAAACTCCACCATTAAGCTCTCTCTACAACTCTCCCGGGGTTTCATAGGTGGCAATGACCCTTTATGA
- the LOC133797066 gene encoding protein NLP5-like isoform X2 — protein MEEGVLSPATMLGAQSEYPMDLDFMDELFLEGCWLETRDVSEYLNQTPSSNPLFDPLFWPTLETTGDLNANPSQKNNQEERQKLLFNETLGASIFRALPPSQTLNNVANNSGVSEAFITDDDEIRRTSWTGAKETEGPSSCVIEKLCRALMYIKDVIRDKDILVQIWVPVDREGRRVLTTRDLPFALDDSCPKLAQYRDISVEFHFPAEEDSKGSIMGLPGRVFSGKVPEWTPDVRYFRKDEYPRLKHAHQFDVRGTLALPIFEQGSRICLGVVEIIMTTQKIKYRPELESICKALEAVNLKSSEVLSTQNVFNKYYQAALPEIQQVLKSACDTHRLPLAQTWVPCIYQAKEGCRHSDENYVQCVSTVDHACYVADPHVQGFHEACSEHHLFRGQGVVGGAFMTNQPCFSADITSYPKTEYPLSHHAMMFELHAAVAIRLRSTHTGTADFVLEFFLPKDCIDPEEQKKMLTSLSLIIQQCCRTLRVVTDKEIDDERDFQVSEVLVPSNDRPDRVICFQEVQQNDNDLSLFPVEKPREISDRRHSKLSQNQRDSSLKPSDECVEECSTVGEGTFSSLGGGKTGERRRTKAEKTITLQVLRQYFAGSLKDAAKSIGVCSTTLKRICRQHGIKRWPSRKIKKVGHSLQKLQLVIDSVQGASGAFQIDSFYSNFPELASPNVSGTSPFSTSKANDHPTPSSLQQPGEGSGGMFSAQATTTAAAATSKSSSTYSQSSSSSQCCSSRSQQHPQTWSNMVTSSEDANGGENSGDDVVLKRVRSEAELNACHEVVNKQLPRSQSHISLMEHRKSLKSGFPPSSLKNERRLPQQEGELQRVKVTYGEEKTRFRIPSNWGFMDLQQEVGRRFGIQDMATFTLKYLDDDSEWVLLTCDADLEECFEVWPASQNSTIKLSLQLSRGFIGGNDPL, from the exons ATGGAAGAAGGCGTTCTATCACCAGCGACCATGTTGGGAGCTCAATCTGAGTATCCGATGGATTTAGATTTCATGGATGAATTGTTTTTAGAAGGATGCTGGTTGGAAACCAGAGATGTATCTGAATACCTTAACCAGACTCCTAGTTCTAATCCCCTTTTCGATCCTTTATTCTGGCCTACTTTGGAGACTACTGGTGACTTGAATGCAAACCCATCTCAGAAGAATAATCAAGAAGAGAGGCAGAAACTACTTTTCAACGAAACTCTGGGAGCGAGTATTTTCCGTGCTTTGCCTCCTTCCCAGACTCTAAACAATGTCGCCAATAATTCTGGTGTTTCAGAAGCTTTTATAACTGATGATGATGAAATTAGAAGAACGAGTTGGACTGGAGCCAAGGAAACTGAAGGTCCTTCATCTTGTGTAATAGAGAAATTATGCAGGGCACTTATGTACATCAAAGATGTTATCAGAGATAAAGATATCCTTGTGCAAATATGGGTTCCTGTAGATAGAGAAGGTAGGCGTGTTCTTACAACTAGAGATCTGCCTTTTGCCCTTGATGATAGCTGTCCAAAGCTTGCACAGTACAGAGACATTTCTGTAGAGTTCCATTTTCCAGCTGAAGAGGATTCTAAGGGGTCGATAATGGGATTGCCTGGTAGGGTCTTCTCTGGTAAGGTTCCAGAGTGGACGCCTGATGTTCGATACTTTAGAAAAGACGAGTATCCACGGCTGAAGCATGCTCATCAATTTGACGTACGTGGGACTCTTGCCCTTCCTATTTTTGAGCAAGGTAGTAGGATTTGCTTAGGTGTGGTTGAGATTATCATGACTACTCAGAAAATCAAGTATCGTCCTGAGCTTGAAAGTATTTGCAAGGCACTTGAG GCTGTCAATCTTAAGAGTTCTGAAGTTTTGAGCACTCAGAAT GTATTCAACAAGTACTACCAAGCTGCATTACCTGAGATTCAACAGGTCTTGAAATCTGCTTGTGATACACATAGGTTGCCCTTGGCTCAAACTTGGGTCCCATGTATCTACCAAGCTAAAGAGGGGTGCCGCCACTCTGATGAAAACTACGTCCAGTGTGTTTCAACAGTGGATCATGCTTGCTATGTTGCTGATCCCCATGTCCAGGGTTTCCACGAGGCTTGCTCCGAGCATCACCTGTTTAGAGGCCAAGGAGTTGTTGGTGGAGCATTCATGACAAATCAACCATGCTTCTCAGCTGACATAACTTCCTATCCCAAGACAGAGTATCCTTTGTCTCACCATGCCATGATGTTTGAGTTGCATGCTGCTGTGGCAATTCGCCTTCGTAGCACTCATACTGGTACAGCTGACTTTGTCTTAGAATTCTTCTTGCCCAAAGATTGCATAGACCCCGAAGAACAAAAGAAGATGCTTACTTCACTCTCCTTAATCATCCAACAATGTTGCCGGACCTTGAGAGTTGTCACAGACAAGGAGATAGACGATGAACGGGATTTTCAAGTGAGTGAAGTGTTGGTACCTTCCAATGACAGACCTGATAGAGTAATTTGTTTCCAAGAGGTGCAACAGAATGATAATGATCTCTCATTGTTCCCAGTGGAAAAGCCAAGGGAAATTTCAGATAGAAGACACTCAAAGTTAAGTCAAAATCAAAGAGATTCAAGCTTGAAACCAAGTGATGAGTGTGTAGAGGAGTGTTCTACTGTTGGTGAAGGTACTTTTTCAAGCTTGGGTGGGGGTAAAACGGGTGAACGGAGACGAACTAAGGCAGAGAAAACCATAACCTTACAAGTGCTTCGACAATATTTTGCTGGTAGCCTTAAAGATGCTGCGAAGAGTATTGGAG TATGTTCAACAACATTGAAGAGAATATGCCGACAACATGGGATAAAGCGTTGGCCTTCTCGGAAAATCAAGAAGGTTGGCCACTCCCTGCAGAAGTTACAACTAGTAATTGATTCAGTCCAAGGTGCCTCTGGTGCTTTCCAAATCGATTCGTTCTACTCCAACTTCCCCGAGCTAGCCTCTCCAAACGTTTCAGGCACCAGCCCGTTTTCAACTTCAAAGGCAAACGACCACCCAACGCCTTCAAGCCTGCAGCAGCCTGGAGAAGGCAGTGGCGGGATGTTTAGCGCACAAGCCACCACTACGGCTGCTGCTGCCACATCAAAATCTTCATCAACCTACAGCCAGAGTTCGAGCTCCAGCCAATGCTGTTCCAGCAGGTCACAGCAGCATCCCCAAACGTGGAGCAACATGGTTACTTCCAGCGAAGATGCAAACGGTGGGGAAAACTCTGGTGACGACGTGGTTCTGAAGAGAGTCAGGAGCGAAGCAGAGCTGAATGCATGTCATGAAGTAGTCAACAAGCAACTGCCAAGATCTCAAAGCCATATCTCTCTTATGGAGCACCGCAAGAGCTTGAAGAGTGGTTTTCCTCCAAGCTCGCTGAAAAATGAGCGCCGGTTACCTCAACAAGAAGGGGAGCTTCAGAGAGTAAAAGTGACTTATGGAGAGGAAAAAACACGTTTCCGCATACCCAGCAACTGGGGTTTCATGGATTTACAGCAAGAAGTTGGGAGAAGATTTGGTATACAAGACATGGCAACATTTACTCTCAAGTACTTGGATGATGACTCCGAGTGGGTCTTGTTAACTTGTGATGCGgacttggaggagtgctttgAGGTCTGGCCAGCTTCTCAAAACTCCACCATTAAGCTCTCTCTACAACTCTCCCGGGGTTTCATAGGTGGCAATGACCCTTTATGA